A genomic segment from Macadamia integrifolia cultivar HAES 741 unplaced genomic scaffold, SCU_Mint_v3 scaffold2356, whole genome shotgun sequence encodes:
- the LOC122066350 gene encoding probable pectinesterase 29, whose amino-acid sequence MGSVILLLPLVGFGLVNGEDRSKWKEPRNHSRHHHPLKKIKVDPSGYGDFKTIQSAIDSVPSNNKNWICIYVRIGIYREKVMIPMDKPFILLQGERRNNTIISWDDHTTLAESPTFSSFADNFSARHIGFKNTYNLEDRMQKNPRVPAVAAVIAGDKSSFYKCNFFGLQDTLWDMQGRHYYKSCHIEGAIDFIVGMGQSIYERCVIYVISRMLDPNGIWEYPGYITAQGRNSPTESNGFVFKNSAVYGNGAAYLGRAWRDYLRVLFYNTSLSNIVVPQGWDAWDVDGHE is encoded by the exons ATGGGCAGTGTGATTCTACTACTACCACTAGTGGGTTTTGGCTTGGTGAATGGAGAAGATCGATCAAAGTGGAAAGAACCAAGGAATCACTCAAGACATCATCATCcattaaagaaaatcaaagttgaTCCATCTGGGTATGGAGATTTTAAGACCATTCAATCAGCTATTGATTCAGTTCCTTCCAACAACAAGAACTGGATCTGTATCTATGTCAGGATTGGAATTTATAG AGAGAAGGTTATGATTCCAATGGATAAGCCATTCATATTGCTTCAAGGAGAGCGAAGAAATAATACAATAATCTCATGGGATGATCATACTACATTGGCAGAGAGCCCTACTTTCAGTTCCTTTGCAGACAATTTTTCTGCAAGACATATAGGTTTTAAG AATACATACAACTTAGAAGATAGAATGCAGAAAAATCCTCGGGTGCCAGCGGTTGCTGCAGTGATAGCAGGTGACAAGTCTTCATTCTACAAATGCAATTTCTTTGGATTGCAAGACACATTGTGGGACATGCAAGGACGCCATTACTATAAATCTTGCCATATTGAAGGAGCTATTGATTTCATCGTTGGCATGGGCCAATCCATTTATGAG AGATGTGTGATATATGTGATTTCAAGGATGCTGGATCCTAATGGCATATGGGAATATCCGGGCTACATAACAGCTCAGGGAAGAAACAGCCCTACTGAGTCAAATGGTTTTGTGTTTAAAAATTCTGCAGTGTATGGAAATGGTGCTGCTTATTTAGGAAGAGCCTGGAGAGACTACTTAAGGGTTTTATTCTACAATACATCTTTGTCTAACATTGTAGTCCCTCAGGGATGGGATGCATGGGACGTCGATGGCCACGAgtag